Proteins encoded together in one Oryzias latipes chromosome 11, ASM223467v1 window:
- the st3gal1 gene encoding CMP-N-acetylneuraminate-beta-galactosamide-alpha-2,3-sialyltransferase 1, with the protein MSPLPQNKFWTFFLLCCILTFTTLLFSYTFTDPPFHFLKYASRISGSFFSKDICACDSCMADLGEDAWLADHFNLSILPLMTRDSSALSEDTYRWWQWLQREENPANYTQVVEELFRIIPEEGVFMDAGPQRCRTCSVVGNSGNLKGSNYGALIDTSDLVIRMNKAPTKGFEKDVGAKTTHHVMYPESAVDLSNTTSLVLVPFKTLDLQWIISALTTGTIRGTYMPVKSWIKANKNKVVVINPRFIKYVYESWLEGRGHYPSTGFLTLMFALHICDEVSVFGFGADQHGNWHHYWEHNQLAGAFRHTGVHDGDYEYNLTLTLADKHKIQMFRGR; encoded by the exons ATGTCTCCACTCCCACAGAATAAGTTCTGgacttttttcctcctctgctgCATACTTACCTTCACAACTCTGCTGTTCAGTTACACCTTCACGGACCCCCCCTTTCATTTCCTCAAGTATGCGTCTCGCATTTCTGGAagttttttctccaaagacATCTGTGCATGTGATTCGTGCATGGCAGATTTGGGGGAGGACGCTTGGTTGGCTGACCACTTCAATCTGTCCATACTCCCTCTGATGACCCGGGACAGCAGTGCCCTCTCTGAGGACACCTACAGGTGGTGGCAG TGGCTGCAGAGGGAAGAGAACCCAGCAAACTACACCCAGGTGGTGGAGGAGCTGTTCCGAATCATCCCAGAGGAGGGGGTTTTCATGGACGCTGGCCCACAGCGCTGCAGGACGTGCTCCGTAGTGGGGAACTCCGGGAACCTGAAAGGGTCCAATTATGGAGCGCTCATAGACACCAGTGATCTGGTCATACG GATGAACAAGGCGCCCACCAAAGGCTTCGAGAAGGACGTCGGAGCCAAAACGACGCACCATGTCATGTACCCAGAAAGTGCTGTAGATCTGAGTAACACCACCAGTCTGGTCCTGGTTCCCTTCAAGACTCTGGACCTGCAGTGGATCATTAGTGCCCTGACCACTGGCACTATTAGAGG AACATACATGCCTGTTAAGTCCTGGATAAAAGCAAACAAGAACAAG GTGGTGGTCATCAACCCAAGATTCATCAAGTATGTCTATGAGTCCTGGCTTGAGGGACGCGGACATTACCCTTCCACCGGCTTCTTGACCTTGATGTTTGCCCTCCACATATGTGATGAG GTCAGTGTGTTTGGATTTGGTGCTGATCAGCATGGAAACTGGCATCACTACTGGGAGCACAACCAACTGGCGGGAGCTTTCCGTCACACCGGTGTCCACGATGGAGATTATGAATACAATCTCACCTTAACGTTGGCAGACAAGCACAAGATCCAGATGTTTCGTGGTAGATAG